Proteins co-encoded in one Brassica oleracea var. oleracea cultivar TO1000 chromosome C4, BOL, whole genome shotgun sequence genomic window:
- the LOC106340242 gene encoding BON1-associated protein 1-like isoform X1, with protein sequence MIYLGRIDPLFYTTMTKTLEIDIRSAEGLKINRRLIKKKKTFAVARIGEKSSRPSSLDDSGGSNPKWNFKSEMPMKGSVQFISIEVFYRTRCGREKQIGEARIPATDFMGRYSHEGHLNFLSYRLRDEYGDKCGIVNVSIVVKPHSTETTMFMASSSSETPSIDGYRGRAVTGLPVWRVTT encoded by the coding sequence ATGATATATTTAGGCAGAATAGATCCTCTGTTTTATACAACAATGACAAAAACACTTGAGATTGACATAAGATCCGCAGAGGGGCTCAAGATAAACCGGAGACTGATCAAGAAGAAAAAGACTTTCGCCGTCGCAAGGATCGGCGAGAAGTCGTCTCGACCTTCGAGTCTCGACGACTCGGGAGGAAGCAATCCAAAGTGGAACTTCAAGTCGGAGATGCCGATGAAAGGGAGTGTACAGTTTATCTCCATTGAGGTATTTTATCGAACACGTTGTGGGCGCGAGAAGCAAATCGGAGAAGCTCGGATTCCAGCGACGGATTTCATGGGAAGGTATTCACATGAAGGTCATTTGAATTTCTTGAGCTATAGATTAAGAGATGAGTATGGTGATAAATGTGGAATTGTGAATGTTTCGATTGTGGTTAAACCCCATTCCACAGAAACGACGATGTTCATGGCTTCTTCTTCGTCTGAGACGCCGTCGATTGATGGGTATCGTGGTCGGGCTGTAACTGGACTTCCGGTTTGGCGTGTGACAACATAA
- the LOC106340242 gene encoding BON1-associated protein 1-like isoform X2: MIYLGRIDPLFYTTMTKTLEIDIRSAEGLKINRRLIKKKKTFAVARIGEKSSRPSSLDDSGGSNPKWNFKSEMPMKGSVQFISIEVFYRTRCGREKQIGEARIPATDFMGRNDDVHGFFFV; this comes from the exons ATGATATATTTAGGCAGAATAGATCCTCTGTTTTATACAACAATGACAAAAACACTTGAGATTGACATAAGATCCGCAGAGGGGCTCAAGATAAACCGGAGACTGATCAAGAAGAAAAAGACTTTCGCCGTCGCAAGGATCGGCGAGAAGTCGTCTCGACCTTCGAGTCTCGACGACTCGGGAGGAAGCAATCCAAAGTGGAACTTCAAGTCGGAGATGCCGATGAAAGGGAGTGTACAGTTTATCTCCATTGAGGTATTTTATCGAACACGTTGTGGGCGCGAGAAGCAAATCGGAGAAGCTCGGATTCCAGCGACGGATTTCATGGGAAG AAACGACGATGTTCATGGCTTCTTCTTCGTCTGA